aaaTTCACTTGAAAATCAAGGGAAAACCAGCACCCCTTGAGTGATATTTAGGTGGAGTTCCAGGAAGAGTATATACTTGCCCCTAAGTTCTGACAAGCTGAGCTGTGGggacaaaaggacagaaaacaaccccaaagaGATAAGGAAAACAGATGAAGCTTCTTCCATCCATCTTACATCTCTAGAACAACTGAAAGAGTTTCAGTTCTACAGtacacagaaagcagaaatggCAAACCTGAGAAGCCACTGGTTGTGGAGTCAGGTTTTAAGTCAGTGAATTTGACAGCTAGCAGGAAGACCTCCACACCTGTCCTTTGCAGCTGGAagaacagagctgctggcttctgTGACTGAAACAGAActcctggctccatccccacCTACATCAACTCCCTCTTCAGTGAAGACTGGGCTCAGGTTTCAGGGTGCTGCTTTATGTTGTTCCTCAAGCCTGTGCAGCTCCCCCAGTCACTCCTCCCAgccagctcagtgctgccttTGCTCGAGGTGTTTCTAGTAATGCttagtaaagaaataaaaaagggagagaaatccTGAAAGACTTTCCCACCAGAGTCTGCATCTTCTGTGAAcacagaatggcctgggttggaagggacctccaaagggcatccagtccaacctcttctgcagtcagcagagctctgtcaagcctcaccttgaatatctccagggatggggcctcaactacttccctgggcaacctgttccagtgttccaccagcctcctggtgcagaactttttcctaacatttaatctaaatctcctcttctctagtttgaggccattgtcccttatcctatcactacaggtaAGAGAGTTTTACTTGAAGCTGTGCTGTCAAGACCTCTTGCCTCAGAATGACTACATCAAGTCACCGAGAACGTGCTCATAATGAAGCTATTGACTCTGGCAGCAGGAAATGATGATTTCCCTTCACACCACCACCTGCAAGCCAAGAAAaactcttctgctgctgggctccCAGCAACTCCCCAGGCAGCAGTTTAGACCCCAGGCTGCCACTCCACTCACCTTTACAACTTCTAGGATGCGGACAGCACTGGCAAAGTCGTTTAACCGTCTGCATGCCCTCAGAGCTGCGTCGATGATTTTTGGTTCAGGAACCAGGTCATAACCCACAAGTGTGTTTATGCCTGTGAATGTAAAGGAAGAGTAAAAGGAACTTGGCATCAGTGCATCATGCCATCAAAAGGAACCTGCTGAGCAtcattttgctccattccaTGGAGGCATGGAGCATGACCACACCATCAAGTTGCCGTCAGAAGCCGAGTACAATTCTGAGGACGCGCATGGAGAGCTGAGAGTTGTCTGttgcttttctccctctccctacTGTAGATGTTAAGATTTTAAGTGGTTTTCATGAAATCCCAGTGGCCAGCTTCAACCATGCTCCCAAAAGGAGTCAGGGTCTCGCCCACAGCATGTCAGTTATGGAATCATGAAGAAATGCAAACTGCTTCATTCCTACAGCTCAAGCTGCTGGCtactccttcctcttcctcccaaaGGAAGAGCCCAACACCTTGTCATCCAGGTGATGCTGGCATGATCCCTCTGGCTGTTATGTAAACACATTTTACAGCCCTAATTTGGGTTAATTCTAATAGGAGCTGGCAATTTCACAGCAATTAACAACAGGAGACAACCACACAGTCTCCAGTGAGTTAGGGCCAAGCCACTGAGTCAAAGtccaaaggaaaatgtttgtgGTTATACACTAAGCAACAGCTGAGCTCAAATATGCTTTCCTCAGagcaaacatttctctctctccccgaCTCAGGTGTTAAAATGCCTGTTCTGGGGCAGTAAAACTTACAAGCACAGGCACACAGAGGTAATAAATTAGGCTCACAGAGCACCTCACCCTGACTAGGTATTTACAGGATTTCTCTCCCACACTAAGCTCATAATTCTCACTATTTCTGCTATCTGATAGTGAAGTTAAAATAAGTTATTTCTGGTCACAAGAGTATcaattcttcctctttcattCAACTTACCTTTCCTGAGCTCCCAGGCATCAATATCTGGCTTGTTGAAATAAGTCACCCAGCGAGCATCAAATTCTTCATCTGATTCTTGTGACCCATGGGAGTAGCAGCGGGCATGCAGTACAGCTGAGaccaaaaagaaaggaagagaccTTAAGCAAGCCAAAAATAACACTGCTGTAATCCTGACCAAGACAGCAAAAGCCATAAACCACCTATTTTGCTCACTGGAGTCAGTCTGGATTAGTCCTCAGCCTGGATAAGCACTGGATGAATAAAGCTGACTAAAAATTGTGTTCTGTGGCAAGGTGTCCATTTTCTGTTCTACATTAGACTTCTAAAGTGGTTCCTGACCCTTTGGTCAGAGCAGGAGTATTTAATGGGAGGAGGACATGCAGGAGAAAA
The DNA window shown above is from Indicator indicator isolate 239-I01 chromosome 16, UM_Iind_1.1, whole genome shotgun sequence and carries:
- the LOC128972186 gene encoding cytochrome c oxidase subunit 5A, mitochondrial; the protein is MLATAAALLRRCAVSGLRSTVRRPAGPAAVLHARCYSHGSQESDEEFDARWVTYFNKPDIDAWELRKGINTLVGYDLVPEPKIIDAALRACRRLNDFASAVRILEVVKDKAGPHKEIYPYVIQELRPTLSELGISTPEELGLDKA